A portion of the Magnolia sinica isolate HGM2019 chromosome 17, MsV1, whole genome shotgun sequence genome contains these proteins:
- the LOC131231842 gene encoding probable WRKY transcription factor 14 translates to MEDSLSTKPNLKSTKESKKENQYCKKRKVIEKKVVTVRIEANVGGQKGEGPPSDLWSWRKYGQKPIKGSPYPRGYYRCSTSKGCSAKKQVERCRTDASMLIITYTSTHNHPDPDIHTLTTDQTPKIQPIKDHPTTPKHPITNQDHLTDNLYFQSPINPSDDTIDQNGPLTLLQENTNPINLFFDTEPLPYPHILTFSTPKSEENENDFFDELEELPISSSFTSLVRNSFFDERILVLPS, encoded by the exons ATGGAGGATTCTCTCTCTACAAAACCCAACTTGAAGTCTACAAAAGAGTCCAAGAAAGAAAACCAGTACTGCAAAAAAAG GAAAGTAATTGAAAAGAAGGTGGTGACAGTAAGGATTGAAGCAAACGTTGGGGGACAGAAGGGTGAAGGTCCGCCTTCTGATCTATGGTCCTGGAGGAAATATGGGCAGAAACCCATCAAAGGATCTCCTTATCCAAG GGGCTACTACAGGTGCAGCACCTCAAAGGGCTGTTCAGCTAAAAAACAAGTAGAAAGATGCAGAACAGATGCTTCAATGCTCATAATCACCTACACCTCCACCCACAACCACCCAGATCCTGACATTCACACCCTCACCACTGACCAAACCCCCAAAATCCAACCCATTAAAGATCATCCCACCACCCCAAAACACCCCATCACCAATCAAGACCATCTCACTGACAATCTCTACTTCCAATCCCCCATCAACCCCTCAGATGACACCATCGATCAGAATGGCCCACTAACACTACTACAAGAAAACACCAACCCCATCAACCTCTTTTTTGATACAGAACCCCTTCCCTACCCCCACATTCTAACATTCTCCACACCCAAAtcagaagaaaatgaaaatgacttCTTTGATGAGCTTGAAGAGCTTCCCATCTCCTCATCTTTCACAAGCTTGGTCAGGAATAGTTTCTTTGATGAAAGGATCCTTGTTCTTCCCTCTTAG